One genomic region from Balaenoptera acutorostrata chromosome 1, mBalAcu1.1, whole genome shotgun sequence encodes:
- the LOC103009365 gene encoding ataxin-7-like protein 2 isoform X6, protein MAVRERAAAAMAALERRVPSLDDFAGQSWSSWVERAELPAADGAELEESNKNLKKLDAMTLIKEDMSIFGHCPAHDDFYLVVCNHCSQVVKPQAFQKHCERRHGPLSKLYARAPPPPPAPASSQKCHVVNGQGPACRAPGSTKTSSREKGQGSRSRGHQPPEKTQKDNLCLFVPVVNLEKMSSLPKPDGHGIRVAPPSAFLSQPAGLSKDSPGRNPMASPSKELPGRGSIEITPSEGPSHRAEGSPSEKEPGGARLPPKTHRKMARKECDLNRQCGVINPETKKICTRLLTCKIHSVHQRREVQGRAKDFDVLVAELKANSRKGESPKEKSPGRKEAALERPSQEPPSSVQVVAAVAAPSSTFSARAKQTYPYCALPRSRASSESELDDEGPCGGDGDPGLFPFPLPRGGAQASSEESEEEGTSDDLHLPTDCHYATRPPRPQAFCTFGSRLVSPGCYVFSRRLDRFCSALSSMLERHLSSHMWKKIPPAAEPPSHLVSSPPSAPLSPSSMGSCPRLPGPPPRPACPASTPPTKDSLGPGYPAGSPSVAAACSQAECMGGSQAITSPLPANTPSPSFSKLPPSKASKSSKGKDGLEVEAPSRKRKLSPGPTTFKRTCVLEPTGKGKPSGCRGLSAKTKTALGMGLNGTVEPRVKRAGPLDCRGSPHQPPTPVKASQLDNQGAAGHPAKALPTNCLSEEEVAKKRKNLATYCRPVKAKHCQAGAPADAACSVRRKKPGPALAFEEKCSTLKDLELPLFPEGEEAGLHEL, encoded by the exons GGGCTGAGTTGGAGGAGAGTAACAAAAACCTGAAGAAGTTGGATGCCATGACCCTCATTAAAGAAG ACATGTCCATCTTCGGGCACTGCCCTGCCCATGACGACTTCTATTTGGTTGTATGTAACCATTGCAGCCAAGTGGTGAAGCCTCAAGCTTTCCAGAAGCACTGCG AAAGAAGACATGGGCCGCTCAGCAAGCTTTACGCCCgggccccacctccacctccagcccctgccaGCTCTCAGAAATGCCATGTAGTGAACGGTCAGGGCCCAGCTTGTAGGGCCCCAGGTTCCACCAAAACCTCCTCCAGGGAGAAGGGCCAGGGGTCCCGGAGCCGTGGCCACCAGCCTCCTGAGAAGACCCAGAAGGACAACCTCTG CCTTTTCGTGCCTGTGGTGAATCTGGAAAAGATGTCCAGTCTCCCGAAGCCCGATGGACACGGAATCAGGGTGGCTCCACCCTCTGCTTTCCTCAGCCAGCCGGCTGGCCTCAGCAAGGACTCCCCTGGAAGAAACCCCATGGCATCCCCTTCTAAAGAACTTCCTGGCAGAGGGAGCATCGAGATAACCCCCAGCGAGGGCCCTAGTCACCGGGCTGAAGGCAGCCCGTCTGAAAAGGAGCCTGGTGGGGCCAGGCTGCCCCCTAAAACCCACCGGAAGATGGCTC GGAAGGAGTGCGACCTCAACAGGCAGTGTGGGGTAATAAATCCAGAGACCAAAAAGATCTGTACCCGCCTGCTGACCTGCAAG ATCCACTCCGTGCACCAGCGCAGGGAAGTCCAGGGCCGAGCCAAGGACTTTGACGTGCTGGTGGCAGAGCTGAAGGCCAACTCCCGCAAAGGGGAGTCTCCCAAGGAGAAGAGCCCAGGGCGCAAGGAGGCAGCTCTTGagcgcccctcccaggagcccccCTCCTCAGTCCAGGTTGTGGCAGCAGTGGCTGCTCCCAGCAGCACCTTCTCTGCTCGTGCCAAGCAGACCTACCCATACTGTGCACTGCCCAG GTCCCGGGCCTCCTCTGAGAGTGAGTTGGATGATGAAGGCCCCTGTGGTGGTGATGGGGACCCAGGCCTgttccccttccccctgccccggGGTGGTGCCCAGGCCTCCAGCGAGGAGAGTGAGGAGGAGGGGACATCTGATGACCTCCACCTCCCCACTGACTGCCATTATGCAACCCGGCCCCCTCGGCCGCAGGCG TTCTGCACCTTTGGGAGCCGGCTGGTGAGTCCAGGATGCTACGTGTTTAGCCGCCGGCTGGACCGGTTCTGCTCGGCACTCAGCTCTATGCTGGAACGGCACCTCAGCTCACACATGTGGAA GAAGATCCCCCCGGCGGCTGAGCCTCCATCCCACCTTGTCAGCTCCCCACCATCTGCTCCCCTGAGCCCATCCTCTATGGGCAGCTGCCCCCGCCTTCCAGGCCCACCCCCCAGACCCGCCTGCCCAGCCTCCACGCCCCCCACCAAGGACAGCCTTGGCCCCGGCTACCCTGCAGGCTCCCCCAGCGTGGCAGCCGCCTGCAGCCAGGCGGAGTGCATGGGCGGGAGCCAGGCTATCACCTCACCACTGCCTGCCAACACACCTTCCCCATCCTTCAGCAAGCTCCCACCTTCCAAGGCCAGCAAGTCATCCAAAGGCAAGGACGGGCTTGAGGTGGAGGCTCCTTCTCGAAAGCGAAAGTTATCCCCTGGGCCCACCACTTTCAAACGGACCTGCGTCCTGGAGCCCACTGGAAAAGGCAAACCCTCTGGCTGCCGGGGCCTCTCGGCCAAGACTAAAACAGCCCTGGGCATGGGGCTTAATGGGACGGTGGAGCCAAGAGTGAAGCGGGCAGGGCCCCTGGACTGTCGGGGTTCCCCTCATCAGCCCCCCACGCCAGTTAAGGCGTCTCAGCTGGACAACCAGGGAGCGGCTGGACACCCGGCCAAGGCCCTGCCGACCAACTGCCTCTCTGAGGAGGAGGTAGCCAAGAAGCGGAAAAACCTGGCCACTTACTGCCGGCCAGTGAAGGCCAAGCACTGCCAGGCTGGTGCCCCTGCCGACGCGGCCTGCTCTGTGCGCCGCAAGAAGCCGGGTCCAGCCCTGGCCTTTGAGGAGAAGTGTTCTACACTGAAG GACTTGGAGCTACCTCTGTTCCCTGAAGGAGAGGAAGCTGGACTCCATGAGCTCTGA
- the LOC103009365 gene encoding ataxin-7-like protein 2 isoform X3, which yields MAVRERAAAAMAALERRVPSLDDFAGQSWSSWVERAELPAADGAELEESNKNLKKLDAMTLIKEERRHGPLSKLYARAPPPPPAPASSQKCHVVNGQGPACRAPGSTKTSSREKGQGSRSRGHQPPEKTQKDNLCLFVPVVNLEKMSSLPKPDGHGIRVAPPSAFLSQPAGLSKDSPGRNPMASPSKELPGRGSIEITPSEGPSHRAEGSPSEKEPGGARLPPKTHRKMARKECDLNRQCGVINPETKKICTRLLTCKIHSVHQRREVQGRAKDFDVLVAELKANSRKGESPKEKSPGRKEAALERPSQEPPSSVQVVAAVAAPSSTFSARAKQTYPYCALPRSRASSESELDDEGPCGGDGDPGLFPFPLPRGGAQASSEESEEEGTSDDLHLPTDCHYATRPPRPQAFCTFGSRLVSPGCYVFSRRLDRFCSALSSMLERHLSSHMWKKIPPAAEPPSHLVSSPPSAPLSPSSMGSCPRLPGPPPRPACPASTPPTKDSLGPGYPAGSPSVAAACSQAECMGGSQAITSPLPANTPSPSFSKLPPSKASKSSKGKDGLEVEAPSRKRKLSPGPTTFKRTCVLEPTGKGKPSGCRGLSAKTKTALGMGLNGTVEPRVKRAGPLDCRGSPHQPPTPVKASQLDNQGAAGHPAKALPTNCLSEEEVAKKRKNLATYCRPVKAKHCQAGAPADAACSVRRKKPGPALAFEEKCSTLKREPRLTRWLRRGSGIMAHLVALGFTIFLTVLSRPGTSLFSWHPVFMALAVSLGFFLQFCLCTAEAILLFSPEHSVFFFCSRKARIRLHWAGQTLAILCAALGLGFIISSRTRSELPHLVSWHSWVGALTLLATSVQALCGLCLLCPRAARVSRVARLKLYHLTCGLVIYLMATVTVLLGMHSVWFQAQIKGAAWYLCLALPLHPALVIMHQISSFYLPRKKMEM from the exons GGGCTGAGTTGGAGGAGAGTAACAAAAACCTGAAGAAGTTGGATGCCATGACCCTCATTAAAGAAG AAAGAAGACATGGGCCGCTCAGCAAGCTTTACGCCCgggccccacctccacctccagcccctgccaGCTCTCAGAAATGCCATGTAGTGAACGGTCAGGGCCCAGCTTGTAGGGCCCCAGGTTCCACCAAAACCTCCTCCAGGGAGAAGGGCCAGGGGTCCCGGAGCCGTGGCCACCAGCCTCCTGAGAAGACCCAGAAGGACAACCTCTG CCTTTTCGTGCCTGTGGTGAATCTGGAAAAGATGTCCAGTCTCCCGAAGCCCGATGGACACGGAATCAGGGTGGCTCCACCCTCTGCTTTCCTCAGCCAGCCGGCTGGCCTCAGCAAGGACTCCCCTGGAAGAAACCCCATGGCATCCCCTTCTAAAGAACTTCCTGGCAGAGGGAGCATCGAGATAACCCCCAGCGAGGGCCCTAGTCACCGGGCTGAAGGCAGCCCGTCTGAAAAGGAGCCTGGTGGGGCCAGGCTGCCCCCTAAAACCCACCGGAAGATGGCTC GGAAGGAGTGCGACCTCAACAGGCAGTGTGGGGTAATAAATCCAGAGACCAAAAAGATCTGTACCCGCCTGCTGACCTGCAAG ATCCACTCCGTGCACCAGCGCAGGGAAGTCCAGGGCCGAGCCAAGGACTTTGACGTGCTGGTGGCAGAGCTGAAGGCCAACTCCCGCAAAGGGGAGTCTCCCAAGGAGAAGAGCCCAGGGCGCAAGGAGGCAGCTCTTGagcgcccctcccaggagcccccCTCCTCAGTCCAGGTTGTGGCAGCAGTGGCTGCTCCCAGCAGCACCTTCTCTGCTCGTGCCAAGCAGACCTACCCATACTGTGCACTGCCCAG GTCCCGGGCCTCCTCTGAGAGTGAGTTGGATGATGAAGGCCCCTGTGGTGGTGATGGGGACCCAGGCCTgttccccttccccctgccccggGGTGGTGCCCAGGCCTCCAGCGAGGAGAGTGAGGAGGAGGGGACATCTGATGACCTCCACCTCCCCACTGACTGCCATTATGCAACCCGGCCCCCTCGGCCGCAGGCG TTCTGCACCTTTGGGAGCCGGCTGGTGAGTCCAGGATGCTACGTGTTTAGCCGCCGGCTGGACCGGTTCTGCTCGGCACTCAGCTCTATGCTGGAACGGCACCTCAGCTCACACATGTGGAA GAAGATCCCCCCGGCGGCTGAGCCTCCATCCCACCTTGTCAGCTCCCCACCATCTGCTCCCCTGAGCCCATCCTCTATGGGCAGCTGCCCCCGCCTTCCAGGCCCACCCCCCAGACCCGCCTGCCCAGCCTCCACGCCCCCCACCAAGGACAGCCTTGGCCCCGGCTACCCTGCAGGCTCCCCCAGCGTGGCAGCCGCCTGCAGCCAGGCGGAGTGCATGGGCGGGAGCCAGGCTATCACCTCACCACTGCCTGCCAACACACCTTCCCCATCCTTCAGCAAGCTCCCACCTTCCAAGGCCAGCAAGTCATCCAAAGGCAAGGACGGGCTTGAGGTGGAGGCTCCTTCTCGAAAGCGAAAGTTATCCCCTGGGCCCACCACTTTCAAACGGACCTGCGTCCTGGAGCCCACTGGAAAAGGCAAACCCTCTGGCTGCCGGGGCCTCTCGGCCAAGACTAAAACAGCCCTGGGCATGGGGCTTAATGGGACGGTGGAGCCAAGAGTGAAGCGGGCAGGGCCCCTGGACTGTCGGGGTTCCCCTCATCAGCCCCCCACGCCAGTTAAGGCGTCTCAGCTGGACAACCAGGGAGCGGCTGGACACCCGGCCAAGGCCCTGCCGACCAACTGCCTCTCTGAGGAGGAGGTAGCCAAGAAGCGGAAAAACCTGGCCACTTACTGCCGGCCAGTGAAGGCCAAGCACTGCCAGGCTGGTGCCCCTGCCGACGCGGCCTGCTCTGTGCGCCGCAAGAAGCCGGGTCCAGCCCTGGCCTTTGAGGAGAAGTGTTCTACACTGAAG AGGGAGCCGAGACTGACCCGGTGGCTGCGGAGAGGCAGTGGGATCATGGCGCACCTGGTCGCTTTGGGCTTCACCATCTTTCTGACAGTGCTGTCCCGGCCAGGAACCA GTCTTTTCTCCTGGCACCCTGTATTCATGGCCTTGGCGGTGAGTTTGGGCTTCTTTCTGCAG TTCTGCCTCTGCACGGCTGAGGCCATCCTACTCTTCTCGCCTGAGCACTCCGTGTTCTTCTTCTGCTCCCGAAAGGCCCGGATCCGACTCCATTGGGCGGGGCAGACCCTAGCCATCCTCTGCGCAGCCCTGGGCCTGGGCTTTATCATCTCCAGCAGGACCCGCAGTGAGCTGCCCCACCTGGTGTCCTGGCACAGCTGGGTAGGGGCTCTGACATTGCTGGCCACTAGCGTCCAGGCACTGTGTGGGCTCTGCCTCCTCTGTCCCCGGGCAGCCAGGGTCTCAAGGGTGGCTCGCCTCAAGCTCTACCATCTGACATGTGGACTGGTGATCTACCTAATGGCTACGGTCACAGTGCTCCTGGGTATGCACTCTGTGTGGTTCCAGGCCCAGATCAAAGGTGCAGCCTGGTACCTGTGCCTGGCGCTGCCCCTCCATCCAGCCCTGGTAATCATGCACCAGATCTCCAGCTTCTACTTGccaaggaagaaaatggaaatgtga
- the LOC103009365 gene encoding ataxin-7-like protein 2 isoform X5, whose protein sequence is MAVRERAAAAMAALERRVPSLDDFAGQSWSSWVERAELPAADGAELEESNKNLKKLDAMTLIKEDMSIFGHCPAHDDFYLVVCNHCSQVVKPQAFQKHCERRHGPLSKLYARAPPPPPAPASSQKCHVVNGQGPACRAPGSTKTSSREKGQGSRSRGHQPPEKTQKDNLCLFVPVVNLEKMSSLPKPDGHGIRVAPPSAFLSQPAGLSKDSPGRNPMASPSKELPGRGSIEITPSEGPSHRAEGSPSEKEPGGARLPPKTHRKMARKECDLNRQCGVINPETKKICTRLLTCKIHSVHQRREVQGRAKDFDVLVAELKANSRKGESPKEKSPGRKEAALERPSQEPPSSVQVVAAVAAPSSTFSARAKQTYPYCALPRSRASSESELDDEGPCGGDGDPGLFPFPLPRGGAQASSEESEEEGTSDDLHLPTDCHYATRPPRPQAFCTFGSRLVSPGCYVFSRRLDRFCSALSSMLERHLSSHMWKKIPPAAEPPSHLVSSPPSAPLSPSSMGSCPRLPGPPPRPACPASTPPTKDSLGPGYPAGSPSVAAACSQAECMGGSQAITSPLPANTPSPSFSKLPPSKASKSSKGKDGLEVEAPSRKRKLSPGPTTFKRTCVLEPTGKGKPSGCRGLSAKTKTALGMGLNGTVEPRVKRAGPLDCRGSPHQPPTPVKASQLDNQGAAGHPAKALPTNCLSEEEVAKKRKNLATYCRPVKAKHCQAGAPADAACSVRRKKPGPALAFEEKCSTLKGHFLNWLWPSLQDLELPLFPEGEEAGLHEL, encoded by the exons GGGCTGAGTTGGAGGAGAGTAACAAAAACCTGAAGAAGTTGGATGCCATGACCCTCATTAAAGAAG ACATGTCCATCTTCGGGCACTGCCCTGCCCATGACGACTTCTATTTGGTTGTATGTAACCATTGCAGCCAAGTGGTGAAGCCTCAAGCTTTCCAGAAGCACTGCG AAAGAAGACATGGGCCGCTCAGCAAGCTTTACGCCCgggccccacctccacctccagcccctgccaGCTCTCAGAAATGCCATGTAGTGAACGGTCAGGGCCCAGCTTGTAGGGCCCCAGGTTCCACCAAAACCTCCTCCAGGGAGAAGGGCCAGGGGTCCCGGAGCCGTGGCCACCAGCCTCCTGAGAAGACCCAGAAGGACAACCTCTG CCTTTTCGTGCCTGTGGTGAATCTGGAAAAGATGTCCAGTCTCCCGAAGCCCGATGGACACGGAATCAGGGTGGCTCCACCCTCTGCTTTCCTCAGCCAGCCGGCTGGCCTCAGCAAGGACTCCCCTGGAAGAAACCCCATGGCATCCCCTTCTAAAGAACTTCCTGGCAGAGGGAGCATCGAGATAACCCCCAGCGAGGGCCCTAGTCACCGGGCTGAAGGCAGCCCGTCTGAAAAGGAGCCTGGTGGGGCCAGGCTGCCCCCTAAAACCCACCGGAAGATGGCTC GGAAGGAGTGCGACCTCAACAGGCAGTGTGGGGTAATAAATCCAGAGACCAAAAAGATCTGTACCCGCCTGCTGACCTGCAAG ATCCACTCCGTGCACCAGCGCAGGGAAGTCCAGGGCCGAGCCAAGGACTTTGACGTGCTGGTGGCAGAGCTGAAGGCCAACTCCCGCAAAGGGGAGTCTCCCAAGGAGAAGAGCCCAGGGCGCAAGGAGGCAGCTCTTGagcgcccctcccaggagcccccCTCCTCAGTCCAGGTTGTGGCAGCAGTGGCTGCTCCCAGCAGCACCTTCTCTGCTCGTGCCAAGCAGACCTACCCATACTGTGCACTGCCCAG GTCCCGGGCCTCCTCTGAGAGTGAGTTGGATGATGAAGGCCCCTGTGGTGGTGATGGGGACCCAGGCCTgttccccttccccctgccccggGGTGGTGCCCAGGCCTCCAGCGAGGAGAGTGAGGAGGAGGGGACATCTGATGACCTCCACCTCCCCACTGACTGCCATTATGCAACCCGGCCCCCTCGGCCGCAGGCG TTCTGCACCTTTGGGAGCCGGCTGGTGAGTCCAGGATGCTACGTGTTTAGCCGCCGGCTGGACCGGTTCTGCTCGGCACTCAGCTCTATGCTGGAACGGCACCTCAGCTCACACATGTGGAA GAAGATCCCCCCGGCGGCTGAGCCTCCATCCCACCTTGTCAGCTCCCCACCATCTGCTCCCCTGAGCCCATCCTCTATGGGCAGCTGCCCCCGCCTTCCAGGCCCACCCCCCAGACCCGCCTGCCCAGCCTCCACGCCCCCCACCAAGGACAGCCTTGGCCCCGGCTACCCTGCAGGCTCCCCCAGCGTGGCAGCCGCCTGCAGCCAGGCGGAGTGCATGGGCGGGAGCCAGGCTATCACCTCACCACTGCCTGCCAACACACCTTCCCCATCCTTCAGCAAGCTCCCACCTTCCAAGGCCAGCAAGTCATCCAAAGGCAAGGACGGGCTTGAGGTGGAGGCTCCTTCTCGAAAGCGAAAGTTATCCCCTGGGCCCACCACTTTCAAACGGACCTGCGTCCTGGAGCCCACTGGAAAAGGCAAACCCTCTGGCTGCCGGGGCCTCTCGGCCAAGACTAAAACAGCCCTGGGCATGGGGCTTAATGGGACGGTGGAGCCAAGAGTGAAGCGGGCAGGGCCCCTGGACTGTCGGGGTTCCCCTCATCAGCCCCCCACGCCAGTTAAGGCGTCTCAGCTGGACAACCAGGGAGCGGCTGGACACCCGGCCAAGGCCCTGCCGACCAACTGCCTCTCTGAGGAGGAGGTAGCCAAGAAGCGGAAAAACCTGGCCACTTACTGCCGGCCAGTGAAGGCCAAGCACTGCCAGGCTGGTGCCCCTGCCGACGCGGCCTGCTCTGTGCGCCGCAAGAAGCCGGGTCCAGCCCTGGCCTTTGAGGAGAAGTGTTCTACACTGAAG GGCCACTTTCTGAATTGGCTGTGGCCCTCACTCCAGGACTTGGAGCTACCTCTGTTCCCTGAAGGAGAGGAAGCTGGACTCCATGAGCTCTGA